A genomic segment from Anas platyrhynchos isolate ZD024472 breed Pekin duck chromosome 5, IASCAAS_PekinDuck_T2T, whole genome shotgun sequence encodes:
- the RAPSN gene encoding 43 kDa receptor-associated protein of the synapse, with the protein MRLFNAWEMGQDQTKQQIEKGLHLYQSNQTEKALQVWMRVLEKSADPAGRFRVLGCLITAHAEMGRYKDMLKFAVVQIDTARELEDPDYLTEGYLNLARSNEKLCEFQKTISYCKTCLNMQGTTVSLQLNGQVSLSMGNAFLGLSVFQKALECFEKALRYAHNNDDKMLECRVCCSLGNFYAQIKDYEKALFFPCKAAELVNDYGTGWSLKYRAMSQYHMAVAYRKLGRLADAMDCCEESMKIALQHGDRPLQALCLLCFADIHLSRKDVQTAFPRYDSAMSIMTEIGNRLGQIQVLLGVAKCWMIQKELDKALESIEKGQELAEGLGNKLGLLKLHCLCERIYRTKGQQRELRDHVVKFHECVEEMELYCGMCGESIGEKNNQLQALPCSHFFHLKCLQTNGTRGCPNCRRLSVKPGYV; encoded by the exons ATGAGGCTTTTTAATGCATGGGAGATGGGTCAGGACCAGACAAAGCAACAGATAGAAAAAGGACTCCATCTGTACCAGTCTAATCAGACCGAAAAGGCGCTGCAAGTCTGGATGAGGGTTTTGGAGAAGTCTGCGGATCCTGCTGGCAGGTTTCGGGTTTTGGGTTGCCTCATCACTGCTCATGCAGAGATGGGCAGATACAAAGATATGCTGAAG TTTGCAGTGGTACAGATTGACACAGCACGGGAGCTGGAAGACCCAGATTACCTTACAGAGGGCTACCTAAACCTGGCTCGCAGCAATGAGAAACTCTGTGAATTCCAGAAAACGATATCTTACTGTAAGACATGCTTGAACATGCAGGGTACCACTGTGAGCTTGCAGCTGAACGGCCAGGTGAGCCTCAGCATGGGCAATGCATTCCTGGGCCTCAGTGTTTTCCAGAAAGCTTTGGAGTGCTTTGAGAAAGCTTTACGCTACGCACACAACAACGATGACAAGATGCTGGAGTGTCGAGTCTGCTGCAGCCTCGGGAACTTCTATGCCCAGATAAAG GACTACGAGAAAGCTTTGTTCTTCCCATGTAAAGCAGCGGAGCTGGTGAATGATTACGGGACAGGCTGGAGCTTGAAGTACCGTGCAATGAGCCAGTACCACATGGCAGTGGCCTATCGGAAGCTGGGGCGCTTGGCAGATGCCATGGACTGCTGTGAG GAGTCCATGAAGATTGCCCTTCAGCATGGTGACCGGCCTCTGCAAGCGCTGTGtctgctgtgctttgctgaTATCCATCTCAGTCGCAAAGATGTGCAG ACAGCCTTTCCTCGGTATGATTCTGCCATGAGCATCATGACAGAGATTGGAAACCGCCTGGGACAGATCCAGGTGCTGCTAGGAGTGGCTAAGTGCTGGATGATCCAGAAGGAGCTGGACAAG GCTCTGGAAAGCATTGAAaaggggcaggagctggcagagggaCTAGGGAACAAG CTTGGCCTGCTGAAGCTCCACTGCCTGTGTGAAAGGATCTATCGCACGAAGGGGCAGCAGCGAGAATTGCGTGACCATGTAGTGAAGTTCCACGAATGCGTGGAGGAGATGGAGCTGTACTGCGGCATGTGCGGAGAGTCGATTGGGGAGAAGAACAACCAGCTCCAGGCCCTGCCGTGCTCCCACTTCTTCCACTTGAA GTGCCTGCAGACCAACGGGACCCGCGGCTGCCCCAACTGCCGCCGCCTCTCGGTGAAGCCGGGCTACGTCTGA